In Atopobium sp. oral taxon 416, the genomic stretch GTTGGCGTAATGAAGCAGATTGTCGTTATCGACGTCACGCTCGAGCAGAACAAGCCCTACGTGTTGATCAACCCGAAGGTTATCACTGCGGACGGCCCGGTGCGCACCACCGGAGAAGGCTGCCTCTCTTTCCCAGGCATCACGGTCGATGTGGAGCGGCCGAGCCACGTGATCGTACATGCCTACGACCTCAAGGGGAACCTGATGCAGTATGAGGCTACGGAGGATCTCATGGCGGTATGCCTGCAGCATGAGATCGATCATCTGCACGGGATTACGATGCTCGACCATCTGACCCCTGCCAACAAGATTAAGGCGCTACAGGAGTACCAGATCGCTCTGGCAAACGGCGCCCGTCCGGGAGAGATTGGGGAATAGATGCGTGTTGTCTTTATGGGAACCCCAGATTTCGCGGTTCCCTCACTAGTGGCGCTCAGCCATGCTTTCGATGTAGTGCTGACATTAACCAGACCGGACACGGTGCGTTCCCGCGGCAAGAAGCTGGAGCCCTCACCGGTTAAAGCAGAGGCCCTCAAAGAGAACATTCCGGTGCTCGAGACCAGAAGGATTACGCCGCAGGTACTGGATCAGTTCAAAGGTGCGAAACCAGATGTGATCTGCGTCGCAGCGTTCGGCGCGATCCTGCCGGACGCAATCTTCCCGATCGCACGGTTGGGTTGCCTCAACGTGCATGCCTCCCTGTTGCCGCGCTGGCGTGGGGCTGCCCCGATTCAGCGGGCCATCCTCGCGGGGGATGAACGTGCGGGCGTCTCCATCATGCGCATCGCTCATGACCTGGATGCCGGAGCCTACTGCAGGCAGGTGTCCACGGTGATCGGAGAGAAATCCGACGCGGTGCTCACCCAGGAGTTGGCATGCCTCGGTGCCTGTGAGTTAGTCAGCGCAATCAACGATCTCGACGAGGGGAAGGCGACCTGGACTGAGCAGGATGCCTCAAAGGTGACGCTTGCCACGAAGATCAAGAAGCAGGAGATGCACCTCAACCCTAAGGACAATGCAATAACCAATGCACGGAAGGTGCAGGCTTCCAGCGATGCGGCTCCCGCCCGGATGTTGCTTGCCGGAAAAGGTACCCGTATCACGAAAGTTCATGTCTCTGACAAAACGATTGCTGCAGGCACGGTGCGTGTGGAAGACGACCAACTCTATCTCGGCTGTAGGAATGAAACCAGCCTTGAAGTCTTGAACCTGAAGAGCGATGGAAAAAAGGAACTGGAGACGAAGGTTTGGCTGCAGGGGCAGCATCAGCTTCCGACTGAATGGGCAAGTCTTTCGTGAGCGGTAAGAAGAGATCCTCTGCGATAGCACCGGCACGTAGGGCCGCACTTGAGGCAATCCGTGAGCAACGGCTCAGGTCCGCACATATGCGCGATCTGTTGCGGTCTTCCAAGGCCTTTGCGGCACTGTCTGCACGGGATAGAGCGCTTGCTACACGGCTTGCACTCGGCGTTGTCGCTACCAAAGGGGAACTGCAGCGGGTCCTGAAGTCCCATCTCAGATCCAAATCCCATATAGAGCCTAAGGTGGGCGATGCGCTTGAACTCGCAACCTATGAACTGTTGTTTCTCGATACTCCGGTGCCGGTTGCGGTGAGTCAGGGCGTCGAGCTGGTGGGCAGTGTGAGCCCCCGTGCACGGGGGCTGGCTAATGCTGTGTTGTACAAGGTTACCCAGATCGATAGGCCACAGCATAAAGAGCTCCAAGAGAAGCTCCTGAACACGCAGAGTACCCTGAGCGATCAAGAGCTCGGTTGGGCGATCGGTTGCCCCACCTGGCTTGTCGCGCGTATCAGAAGTGCTCATGGAGATCAGGCTGTGAGGAACTTTATGCAGGCACAGATGGAACCTGCGCCGGTCTTTGTGGCAGGCAATCTGGGGCTCCATACAGTACAGGAGACAGAAAATCTTCTTTCTCAAGCTAAGCTGATGCCTCACGTGTGCGAACTACCCAACTGCTATGCTCTTGGGCGCCCTCAGAGACTCTCTACAAGCGGTTTAGTGCAGACAGGAGAGATCATCCCATGCGACGCCTCAGCACAGTGTGTAGCGCTCCTCTGCGCCCCTCAGTCCGGAGTATCCTTTCTCGAAGTCGGACAGGGGAGAGGCACCAAGACGGAGCTCTTCCTCAATGATCGGCTGATGCTACAGACGAACCAATCCCTGGCATCAGAATCAGATATCCCATTCATCGGAATTGATTCCGAAGCATTCAAAGTCAAGGTTTCCCGAGAGCGCTTAAAGTACGGCTGGGAGGGGCAGACGAAGAGCTTTGCCGTCGATGGACTGAAGCTTGTAGATACAGAAGACTGCCCTAAAGAGCTGCAGGGGAAGTTCGACGAAGTGTTCGTGGATGCCCCTTGCTCAGGAACCGGAACTTTGCGCAGACACCCTGAAATCGTGTGGGGGCTTGATCCTAAGTCGCTTGATCGCAAACAGACAGATTCTCTGCCACAGTTACAGATTGCTTTATTGAATGTGGCTGCTACACGTGTCAAGTGCGGTGGGCTCCTGTGTTACG encodes the following:
- the fmt gene encoding methionyl-tRNA formyltransferase produces the protein MRVVFMGTPDFAVPSLVALSHAFDVVLTLTRPDTVRSRGKKLEPSPVKAEALKENIPVLETRRITPQVLDQFKGAKPDVICVAAFGAILPDAIFPIARLGCLNVHASLLPRWRGAAPIQRAILAGDERAGVSIMRIAHDLDAGAYCRQVSTVIGEKSDAVLTQELACLGACELVSAINDLDEGKATWTEQDASKVTLATKIKKQEMHLNPKDNAITNARKVQASSDAAPARMLLAGKGTRITKVHVSDKTIAAGTVRVEDDQLYLGCRNETSLEVLNLKSDGKKELETKVWLQGQHQLPTEWASLS
- a CDS encoding RsmB/NOP family class I SAM-dependent RNA methyltransferase — translated: MSGKKRSSAIAPARRAALEAIREQRLRSAHMRDLLRSSKAFAALSARDRALATRLALGVVATKGELQRVLKSHLRSKSHIEPKVGDALELATYELLFLDTPVPVAVSQGVELVGSVSPRARGLANAVLYKVTQIDRPQHKELQEKLLNTQSTLSDQELGWAIGCPTWLVARIRSAHGDQAVRNFMQAQMEPAPVFVAGNLGLHTVQETENLLSQAKLMPHVCELPNCYALGRPQRLSTSGLVQTGEIIPCDASAQCVALLCAPQSGVSFLEVGQGRGTKTELFLNDRLMLQTNQSLASESDIPFIGIDSEAFKVKVSRERLKYGWEGQTKSFAVDGLKLVDTEDCPKELQGKFDEVFVDAPCSGTGTLRRHPEIVWGLDPKSLDRKQTDSLPQLQIALLNVAATRVKCGGLLCYATCSVFKEEDEAIVKEFLASDVGKHFEVESVLKAPGVVLLDEAGKQELNKWVTPEGCFACLPSFNGPDGHFCIRLRNVQN
- the def gene encoding peptide deformylase, which codes for MPCKEKLLNDIVVSPDERLQQECSLIDVANIGRETKKVAKRMLDDMYAADGCGLAGPQVGVMKQIVVIDVTLEQNKPYVLINPKVITADGPVRTTGEGCLSFPGITVDVERPSHVIVHAYDLKGNLMQYEATEDLMAVCLQHEIDHLHGITMLDHLTPANKIKALQEYQIALANGARPGEIGE